A single genomic interval of Lacrimispora sphenoides JCM 1415 harbors:
- a CDS encoding flotillin family protein has protein sequence MLEIILPFVLTAAAVIVLLGILASGYVKAPPDRAFIISGLKKEPKILIGRAGIKIPFLERLDKLYLGQMTVDIKTEQSVPTNDFINVNVDAVAKVRIEPTEEGIKLAAKNFLNKNQDQITQDLQDSLQGNMREIIGTLTLKEINTDRDSFSDQVMAKASKDMKKLGIEIVSCNIQNISDENGLIKDLGADNTARIKKDASIAKAQAERDIAIAQAEADKASNDARVLAQTEIAQKNNELEIRKAELKKESDSKRAEADAAYEIQNQEQQKTVQTATVNAQIAKTEREAELKNKEVAVMQQTLEAEINKKADAERYAVEQKASADLARRQREAEAKKYEQEKEAEARKAQAEAEKFAMLQEAEGIKAKGEAEAAAIQAKGLAEAEAMEKKADAMKKYGQAAMMEMIVQALPEMAKAIAEPLAAIDKVTIIDSGNGDTGVTSMGSYVPAVLAKTIESVKETTGLDITEIMKANTYDAKVTRNVNITGIPDGTNINEPASEVIVANISKDIAESTDKE, from the coding sequence ATGTTAGAGATCATTTTACCATTCGTTCTTACTGCTGCAGCTGTAATTGTCCTGCTCGGTATCTTAGCAAGCGGATATGTAAAGGCACCGCCAGACAGGGCATTCATTATTTCAGGATTGAAAAAAGAGCCAAAGATTTTAATTGGACGCGCCGGAATTAAAATCCCATTTCTTGAACGATTAGATAAGCTTTACCTTGGTCAGATGACGGTGGATATCAAGACTGAACAATCTGTGCCAACCAATGATTTCATCAACGTGAATGTGGACGCTGTTGCGAAAGTAAGAATTGAGCCAACGGAAGAAGGAATCAAATTAGCTGCTAAAAACTTCTTAAATAAAAACCAGGATCAGATTACCCAGGACTTACAGGATTCTCTTCAGGGTAATATGCGTGAGATTATCGGTACTCTTACTTTAAAAGAGATCAATACTGACAGAGATTCCTTCTCCGATCAGGTAATGGCAAAAGCATCAAAAGATATGAAAAAACTTGGGATTGAAATTGTATCATGCAATATCCAGAATATATCCGATGAGAATGGCCTTATTAAGGATCTTGGTGCCGACAATACGGCAAGAATCAAGAAAGACGCTTCTATTGCAAAAGCTCAGGCGGAAAGAGACATTGCTATTGCCCAGGCAGAAGCGGATAAAGCCTCTAATGATGCAAGAGTACTCGCTCAAACAGAAATCGCCCAGAAGAATAATGAACTTGAGATCAGGAAGGCTGAATTAAAGAAAGAATCTGACTCAAAACGTGCGGAAGCGGATGCAGCCTATGAAATTCAGAACCAGGAACAGCAAAAAACAGTTCAGACTGCTACGGTAAATGCCCAGATTGCAAAAACAGAGCGGGAAGCAGAATTAAAGAACAAAGAAGTTGCCGTTATGCAGCAGACTTTGGAAGCCGAAATTAATAAAAAAGCCGATGCAGAACGCTATGCGGTAGAACAGAAAGCTTCCGCTGACTTGGCAAGAAGGCAGCGTGAAGCGGAAGCAAAGAAATACGAGCAGGAAAAAGAGGCAGAAGCAAGAAAAGCCCAGGCGGAAGCAGAAAAATTTGCTATGCTCCAGGAAGCCGAAGGTATTAAAGCCAAAGGTGAAGCAGAAGCTGCTGCTATTCAGGCAAAGGGACTTGCAGAGGCGGAAGCAATGGAAAAAAAAGCGGACGCAATGAAGAAATACGGGCAGGCCGCGATGATGGAAATGATTGTGCAGGCATTGCCAGAGATGGCAAAGGCAATTGCAGAACCATTAGCTGCAATTGATAAGGTTACTATTATTGACAGCGGAAATGGTGATACAGGTGTAACTTCCATGGGGAGCTATGTACCAGCTGTCTTAGCTAAGACGATTGAGTCTGTAAAAGAAACAACCGGTTTGGATATTACAGAGATCATGAAGGCAAATACATATGATGCCAAGGTAACCAGAAATGTAAATATTACTGGAATTCCTGATGGTACAAATATAAATGAACCGGCAAGCGAAGTAATTGTTGCAAACATCAGCAAGGATATTGCTGAAAGCACAGATAAAGAGTAA
- a CDS encoding PolC-type DNA polymerase III, whose product MSKRFLEVFPSLHITEELRELLNLVEVEKVTLGRDRSSIRIYLMSPRLIHKQNIYGLEKGIKDQLFPSKRITIKIIERFRLSGQYTPQKLLKAYKDSLLMELKNYSIIEYNMFRKAEFQFPEPDLLKMTVEDTIVTHEKAGDLKRVLEKIFHERCSMPVEVQYEYVEPKENELAKQKELQMQREVAEIVSRTSFAIQNDEDRIEYGTGAGGGAGGPSMADGISLDAMTAEYTAFAPADQASQAPAPALRMGGKKEAAKTGDSDSGKKEWKDYKKGGGSYGRRSDNPDVLYGRDFDGEIIEIEKIDGEIGEVAIRGKILTVDSRELRSQKTIMIFDVTDFTDTITVKMFAREEQIDDLKAAVVQGSFIRIKGVTTIDKFDGELTLGSVVGIKKSEDFTGKRVDNSLEKRVELHCHTKMSDMDGVSEVKDIVKRAKRWGMPAIAITDHGCVQAFPDANHALDKGDPFKLIYGVEGYLVDDLKQLVENSRNQGLSDSYVVFDIETTGFSSSRNRIIEIGAVKVINGIITDKFSTFVNPDVPIPFEIEQLTGINDNMVLPYPKIDEILPQFLEFCGDSVLVAHNASFDVGFIAYNASRLNLAFDPTVIDTVALARLLLPKLNRYKLDTVAKALNISLENHHRAVDDAGCTAEIFVAFVKMIRERGVETLDELNGLSAMTADMIKKLPTYHVIILAANDVGRVNLYRLISYSHINYYARRPRIPKSVLNNYREGLIIGSACEAGELYQALLRGVSDAEVAKLVHFYDYLEIQPLGNNAFMLRDEKSSIKSEQDLIDINKRIVSLGEQFGKPVCATCDVHFLDPEDEVYRRIIMTGQGFKDSDDQAPLYLRTTEEMLKEFKYLGPNKAEEVVIKNTRKIADMCEKISPVRPDKCAPVIENSDEDLRKICYDRAYAIYGETLPTIVTERLERELHSIISNGFAVMYIIAQKLVWKSNEDGYLVGSRGSVGSSFVAYLSGITEVNSLSPHYYCASCHYYDFDSEEVKQFSGMAGCDMPDKVCPVCGRPLAKDGFDIPFETFLGFKGDKEPDIDLNFSGEYQSKAHDYTEVIFGKGQTFRAGTIGTLADKTAFGYVKNYYEEHGVRKRNCEISRIVQGCVGVRRTTGQHPGGIIVLPHGEEIYSFTPVQRPANDMTTMTVTTHFDYHSIDHNLLKLDILGHDDPTMIRMLQDLIGFDPVKDIPLDSKEVMSLFQDTSALKITPEDIGGCKLGALGVPEFGTDFAMQMLIDTQPKYFSDLVRIAGLAHGTDVWLGNAQALIQEGKATIQTAICTRDDIMVYLISMGIEEGLSFSIMESVRKGKGLKKEWEEEMTAHGVPDWYIWSCKKIKYMFPKAHAAAYVMMAWRIAYCKVFYPLAYYASFFSIRANGFSYELMCQGRDKLEYYLADYRKRIDTLSKKEQDTLRDMRIVQEMYARGYDFMPIDIYRAKARHFQIIDGKLMPSLSSIDGLGEKAADAVVDSVKDGAFLSREDFRNRTKVSKTVCDLMGDLGLLFELPESNQLSLFDLG is encoded by the coding sequence ATGTCAAAAAGATTTTTGGAGGTTTTTCCAAGTTTACATATTACAGAGGAATTACGGGAGCTTTTAAATCTGGTGGAAGTGGAGAAGGTCACTTTAGGCAGGGATAGAAGCTCTATTCGTATTTACCTTATGAGCCCGAGGCTCATACATAAACAAAATATTTACGGGCTGGAAAAGGGAATCAAGGACCAGCTGTTTCCCTCGAAGCGGATTACCATAAAGATTATCGAACGCTTCCGTTTATCGGGCCAGTATACGCCACAGAAGCTGTTAAAGGCCTATAAGGACAGCCTTTTAATGGAACTTAAAAATTACAGCATTATTGAATACAACATGTTCCGAAAGGCGGAATTCCAGTTTCCTGAACCGGATCTTCTTAAGATGACGGTGGAGGATACCATAGTTACCCATGAAAAGGCCGGAGACTTAAAACGAGTGCTGGAAAAGATTTTCCATGAACGGTGCAGCATGCCGGTAGAAGTCCAGTACGAATATGTGGAACCCAAGGAAAATGAGCTGGCAAAGCAAAAAGAGCTTCAGATGCAGCGGGAGGTGGCGGAAATTGTAAGCCGTACCTCCTTTGCGATACAGAATGATGAAGACCGGATAGAGTATGGTACCGGGGCCGGCGGGGGAGCTGGCGGTCCCTCCATGGCAGATGGCATTTCTTTGGATGCCATGACTGCAGAATATACGGCTTTCGCTCCGGCAGACCAGGCTTCCCAGGCTCCTGCACCTGCGCTGCGTATGGGAGGGAAGAAGGAAGCTGCTAAGACCGGAGATTCAGATTCCGGGAAAAAGGAGTGGAAGGATTATAAAAAGGGCGGCGGCTCCTACGGACGCCGTTCGGACAACCCGGATGTATTATACGGCCGTGACTTTGACGGGGAAATTATAGAGATTGAAAAGATTGATGGTGAGATCGGGGAAGTTGCCATCAGAGGCAAGATTTTAACTGTGGACAGCAGAGAGCTGAGAAGCCAGAAGACCATTATGATCTTCGATGTGACGGATTTTACAGATACGATCACGGTGAAAATGTTTGCCAGGGAAGAGCAGATTGACGATTTAAAAGCTGCAGTGGTGCAAGGAAGCTTTATACGCATCAAGGGCGTTACCACCATTGATAAATTTGACGGTGAGCTGACGCTCGGATCAGTGGTTGGAATTAAGAAATCCGAGGATTTTACCGGTAAGCGGGTGGATAACAGCCTTGAAAAGCGGGTGGAGCTCCATTGTCATACAAAAATGAGCGATATGGATGGCGTATCAGAGGTCAAGGATATCGTAAAACGGGCAAAGAGATGGGGAATGCCTGCGATTGCCATAACCGATCACGGCTGTGTTCAGGCCTTCCCGGATGCAAATCATGCTCTGGATAAAGGAGATCCCTTTAAACTGATCTATGGCGTGGAAGGGTATCTGGTAGATGATTTAAAGCAGCTTGTGGAAAATTCCAGAAACCAGGGCCTGTCGGACTCCTATGTAGTATTTGATATCGAGACAACAGGGTTCAGTTCTTCCAGGAACCGGATCATCGAAATCGGAGCGGTAAAGGTAATTAATGGGATCATTACGGATAAATTCAGCACCTTTGTGAATCCGGACGTACCCATTCCTTTTGAGATCGAGCAGCTTACAGGCATCAATGACAATATGGTTCTTCCTTACCCCAAAATCGATGAAATACTGCCGCAGTTTCTGGAGTTTTGCGGGGATTCCGTCCTTGTAGCTCATAATGCATCCTTTGATGTGGGCTTTATCGCCTATAATGCATCCAGGCTTAACCTGGCTTTTGATCCAACAGTCATTGACACGGTGGCGCTTGCAAGGCTTCTCCTTCCGAAACTTAACCGTTATAAGCTGGATACAGTTGCAAAGGCGCTTAATATTTCTCTGGAGAACCATCACAGAGCGGTAGACGATGCAGGTTGTACAGCTGAAATATTCGTGGCATTTGTGAAAATGATCCGGGAACGGGGCGTGGAAACTCTTGACGAGCTTAATGGTCTAAGCGCCATGACGGCGGATATGATTAAAAAGCTTCCTACCTACCATGTGATCATATTGGCTGCCAACGATGTGGGGAGGGTAAATCTTTACCGTTTGATTTCTTATTCCCACATTAATTACTATGCAAGAAGACCCAGGATTCCCAAAAGCGTTCTTAATAATTACCGGGAAGGACTGATAATAGGCTCCGCCTGTGAGGCAGGAGAATTGTATCAGGCCCTCCTTCGGGGAGTTTCCGACGCAGAGGTTGCAAAGCTGGTTCACTTTTATGACTATTTGGAAATACAGCCTTTGGGAAACAATGCATTTATGCTTCGGGATGAGAAAAGTTCAATAAAGTCGGAGCAGGATTTAATCGACATCAACAAAAGGATCGTAAGCCTGGGTGAGCAGTTTGGAAAACCAGTTTGCGCCACTTGTGATGTTCACTTTCTGGATCCGGAGGATGAGGTTTACCGTAGGATCATTATGACAGGCCAGGGCTTTAAGGATTCCGACGATCAGGCACCTTTGTACTTGCGTACCACTGAGGAAATGCTGAAGGAATTTAAATATCTGGGGCCAAATAAGGCGGAAGAGGTAGTCATTAAAAATACAAGAAAGATTGCCGATATGTGCGAGAAGATTTCTCCGGTTCGCCCGGATAAGTGTGCTCCCGTCATTGAGAATTCCGATGAAGATTTACGAAAGATCTGTTATGACAGGGCTTATGCCATCTATGGAGAAACCCTTCCGACAATTGTTACGGAGCGTCTGGAGAGAGAGCTTCATTCCATCATTTCCAATGGGTTTGCTGTTATGTATATTATCGCTCAGAAACTGGTTTGGAAATCCAATGAGGATGGGTATCTGGTAGGTTCCCGAGGCTCTGTCGGTTCATCCTTTGTAGCTTATCTGTCAGGAATTACGGAGGTAAACTCCTTAAGCCCACATTATTATTGTGCGTCCTGCCATTATTATGATTTTGATTCAGAAGAAGTAAAACAGTTCTCCGGTATGGCGGGATGTGATATGCCGGATAAGGTATGCCCGGTGTGCGGACGTCCGCTGGCAAAAGACGGATTTGATATTCCATTTGAAACCTTCCTGGGCTTTAAGGGAGACAAGGAGCCGGATATTGACTTAAACTTCTCCGGTGAGTATCAAAGTAAGGCTCATGACTATACAGAGGTCATTTTCGGCAAGGGCCAGACGTTCCGGGCAGGGACCATTGGTACCCTGGCAGATAAGACTGCCTTTGGATATGTAAAAAATTATTATGAAGAGCATGGGGTGAGAAAGCGCAATTGCGAGATCAGCCGGATCGTGCAAGGCTGTGTTGGAGTCAGGAGAACCACCGGACAGCATCCGGGCGGAATTATCGTACTTCCTCATGGAGAGGAGATCTATTCCTTTACTCCGGTTCAGCGGCCTGCCAATGATATGACCACCATGACGGTAACCACCCATTTTGATTACCATTCCATTGACCACAACTTACTGAAGCTTGATATTCTGGGACACGATGATCCTACCATGATCCGTATGCTTCAGGATTTAATTGGGTTTGATCCGGTAAAGGATATTCCCCTGGACAGCAAGGAGGTCATGTCGCTGTTTCAGGACACCTCTGCCTTAAAAATCACGCCGGAGGATATCGGAGGATGTAAGCTTGGAGCCCTCGGGGTTCCGGAGTTTGGTACGGACTTTGCCATGCAGATGTTGATTGACACGCAGCCCAAGTATTTCTCTGACCTGGTACGTATTGCCGGTCTTGCCCATGGTACGGATGTGTGGCTGGGCAATGCCCAGGCCCTGATTCAAGAGGGAAAAGCTACCATTCAGACAGCAATCTGTACCCGCGACGATATCATGGTTTATTTAATATCAATGGGAATCGAAGAGGGACTGTCCTTTTCCATTATGGAGAGCGTCCGAAAGGGAAAAGGGTTAAAGAAGGAGTGGGAGGAGGAGATGACCGCCCACGGAGTTCCGGACTGGTATATCTGGTCCTGTAAAAAGATCAAGTACATGTTCCCTAAGGCCCATGCGGCCGCCTATGTTATGATGGCCTGGCGTATTGCCTATTGTAAGGTGTTTTATCCTCTGGCTTATTATGCCTCCTTCTTTAGTATCCGTGCCAACGGCTTCAGCTATGAGCTGATGTGCCAGGGACGGGATAAGCTGGAGTATTATCTGGCCGACTATAGGAAGCGGATCGACACTCTTTCCAAAAAAGAGCAGGACACCCTAAGGGATATGAGAATCGTACAGGAGATGTATGCCAGAGGATATGACTTTATGCCCATCGATATTTACCGGGCAAAGGCAAGGCATTTCCAGATCATTGACGGCAAACTGATGCCGTCCTTAAGCAGTATCGACGGATTGGGTGAAAAAGCAGCTGATGCCGTCGTGGATTCGGTAAAGGATGGAGCTTTCCTGTCAAGGGAAGATTTCAGAAACAGGACAAAGGTCAGTAAGACCGTCTGTGATCTGATGGGAGACTTAGGACTTCTTTTTGAACTCCCGGAATCCAATCAGCTGTCCTTGTTTGATCTGGGTTAA
- a CDS encoding helix-turn-helix transcriptional regulator → MEMHDRIKELRKKDLKMSQEAFADRLGVTRDVIGNIELNRLARPDQKLSLIKLMCREFNVNENWILEGLAPKFIEPGTFSLDEYTKAKGLTERDRIIIREFMALEPSAKDAVYNMLEKIFLSEEWHGNKPMDYYNEISKDPEEFEI, encoded by the coding sequence ATGGAAATGCATGATAGAATTAAAGAATTAAGAAAAAAGGATTTAAAAATGTCTCAAGAAGCTTTTGCCGATCGTTTAGGGGTAACTAGAGATGTTATTGGAAACATAGAATTAAACCGACTTGCTAGGCCAGATCAAAAATTATCTCTCATAAAACTAATGTGCAGAGAATTTAATGTTAATGAAAATTGGATATTAGAAGGCTTGGCCCCAAAATTTATTGAACCAGGCACCTTTTCCCTTGATGAATACACAAAGGCAAAGGGATTAACAGAAAGAGATCGTATTATTATCCGGGAATTTATGGCACTCGAACCAAGTGCAAAAGATGCTGTGTACAATATGCTTGAAAAAATTTTTTTAAGCGAAGAATGGCATGGAAATAAACCGATGGATTATTATAATGAAATTTCAAAAGATCCGGAGGAATTCGAAATTTGA
- a CDS encoding flavodoxin domain-containing protein, with product MKKIAVVYQSKYGATRKYAEWIAEELSCDLFEGKDIKASDLEPYNTIILGGGLYAGGVNGIKILTKNFSKFSNKNLVIFTCGLADPSDTVNTDHIKKSLYKDLTEEMKDKIKVFHLRGAMDYSKLSPIHRSMMALVCKMTAKKDQNSLTNEDKEMLASYGKKVDFINKETILPLINYIRSL from the coding sequence ATGAAGAAGATTGCAGTAGTATATCAATCAAAATATGGAGCGACCAGAAAATATGCGGAATGGATCGCCGAGGAATTATCCTGTGATCTGTTTGAAGGTAAAGATATAAAGGCGAGTGATCTGGAACCGTATAATACCATCATTTTAGGCGGCGGCCTTTATGCCGGGGGCGTCAACGGGATTAAGATATTAACAAAGAACTTCTCTAAGTTCTCCAACAAGAATCTGGTAATTTTCACTTGCGGACTGGCTGATCCTTCCGATACAGTCAATACGGATCATATTAAAAAGAGCCTGTATAAGGATCTTACCGAAGAAATGAAGGATAAGATCAAAGTATTCCATTTACGCGGGGCCATGGATTATTCCAAACTCAGTCCCATACATCGGTCAATGATGGCTCTTGTCTGCAAGATGACCGCAAAAAAGGACCAGAATTCTTTGACAAACGAAGACAAAGAGATGCTGGCAAGCTACGGAAAAAAGGTTGATTTTATAAATAAAGAAACGATATTGCCACTTATAAATTATATACGGAGTTTATAA
- a CDS encoding GGDEF domain-containing protein, with amino-acid sequence MDNISLDEIKDKLDFFYKMYDIVRLVDPLHKRVLDYRQSSLTGTPDVCYHYWENNRICDNCISIRAYQENKSFVKMEKSREEVLLVTAIPIDNADRPAVLELLKNATDTMLVGNGDYNQGEIFSRFIKELNDAAVRDPLTTLYNRRFVDERLPVDIINALLRHKPLSVCFIDLDNFKAINDLYGHKAGDSTIKEAGEVIARNISHDDVWAARYGGDEFLLCLSGVEEDQARAIAECIQREIEQMPLSQAVKGGPLSISFGIETMKDFPVTAEELIRRADEKMYKAKKEKSSDI; translated from the coding sequence ATGGATAATATTTCGCTGGATGAGATAAAAGACAAATTGGACTTTTTTTATAAAATGTATGATATCGTACGTTTGGTTGATCCGCTCCACAAAAGGGTGCTGGATTACCGCCAGTCATCTTTAACCGGGACACCGGATGTATGTTATCATTATTGGGAAAACAACAGGATTTGTGATAACTGTATTTCCATTAGAGCTTATCAGGAAAATAAAAGCTTTGTAAAAATGGAAAAAAGCAGGGAAGAGGTTCTTCTTGTAACAGCTATTCCCATTGATAACGCCGATCGTCCGGCGGTACTTGAGCTGTTAAAAAATGCTACCGACACAATGCTCGTGGGGAACGGTGATTATAACCAAGGAGAAATATTTTCCCGCTTTATAAAGGAGCTTAATGATGCGGCAGTGAGAGACCCCCTTACAACCCTTTATAACAGGCGTTTTGTGGATGAGCGCCTTCCGGTTGATATTATAAATGCTTTGTTAAGGCATAAGCCATTGTCCGTATGCTTTATTGATCTTGATAATTTTAAAGCAATTAACGACCTTTATGGGCATAAGGCGGGGGATTCAACGATCAAAGAAGCAGGCGAAGTCATTGCCCGGAATATTTCTCATGATGATGTTTGGGCTGCGAGATATGGAGGAGATGAGTTCCTTCTTTGCCTGAGCGGCGTTGAAGAAGACCAGGCACGTGCAATTGCTGAATGCATACAAAGGGAAATTGAACAGATGCCGTTAAGCCAGGCTGTAAAAGGGGGGCCACTTTCCATCTCTTTTGGGATAGAGACCATGAAGGACTTTCCTGTGACTGCGGAGGAGCTTATACGCAGGGCGGATGAAAAGATGTATAAAGCAAAAAAGGAAAAAAGCTCGGATATATGA